Proteins found in one bacterium genomic segment:
- the dapF gene encoding diaminopimelate epimerase, with protein sequence MPRLGRNEYVRSHALGNDYLVVDPRTLSVRLTPERIRRICDRHEGVGSDGILTLERSRRADAGLRIFNPDGSEAEKSGNGIRIFAKCLWDHGYLRRRTVAVETKGGIVGVTLDIRGRAVRSITVEMGRATFRSREIPVTGTDRDVVDEPVDAAGERLRVTAVSVGNPHCIVFVDDPAAVDLARLGPALEHHPMFPNRANVQFVRVDSRRGVTIRIWERGAGETMASGSSSSAVAAACVRHGFVGRDVAVRSPGGVLRVEVGPEYALRLTGPVEEISRGTLSPDLLARLRVPRSVRAPRGRA encoded by the coding sequence GTGCCGCGGCTCGGGCGGAACGAGTACGTGCGGTCGCATGCGCTCGGGAACGACTATCTCGTCGTCGATCCGCGCACGCTGTCGGTGCGCCTCACGCCGGAGCGGATCCGGCGGATCTGCGACCGCCACGAGGGGGTCGGCTCGGACGGGATCCTGACGCTCGAGCGGAGCCGCCGCGCGGACGCCGGGCTGCGCATCTTCAACCCCGACGGCAGCGAGGCCGAGAAGAGCGGCAACGGCATCCGGATCTTCGCGAAGTGCCTGTGGGACCACGGGTATCTGCGCCGCCGGACGGTCGCGGTCGAGACGAAGGGCGGGATCGTGGGCGTGACCCTCGACATCCGCGGCCGCGCGGTGCGGTCGATCACCGTGGAGATGGGACGCGCGACGTTTCGAAGCCGCGAGATTCCGGTGACGGGGACGGACCGTGACGTCGTCGACGAGCCGGTCGATGCGGCCGGCGAGCGCCTCCGCGTCACGGCCGTGTCGGTCGGTAATCCGCACTGCATCGTGTTCGTTGACGATCCGGCCGCGGTCGACCTGGCGCGGCTCGGCCCCGCGCTCGAGCATCACCCGATGTTCCCGAACCGCGCGAACGTTCAGTTCGTGCGCGTGGATTCGCGGCGCGGCGTGACGATCCGGATCTGGGAGCGCGGCGCCGGCGAGACGATGGCCTCCGGCAGCAGTTCGAGCGCGGTGGCCGCGGCGTGCGTGCGGCACGGGTTTGTGGGGCGCGACGTGGCGGTGCGCAGCCCGGGCGGCGTGCTGCGCGTCGAGGTCGGGCCCGAGTACGCGCTGCGGCTCACCGGCCCCGTCGAGGAGATCTCGCGCGGGACGCTGAGCCCCGACCTGCTGGCGCGGCTCAGAGTACCGAGATCGGTTCGCGCGCCTCGTGGACGCGCCTGA
- a CDS encoding alkaline phosphatase family protein: MARILYVILDGLGDRPVPSLGGRTPLEAAAVPFLGALTLDGRTGLVQTVGKGIAPESDVAVIAMLGYDPFTYHTGRGVFEVVGSGMRFADGDLALRGNFATGGEGRTIVDRRAGRNLTTEEAHALAETVTREVRLSAVPADLDLRGSVAHRAALVIRRRGGRLSAKISNTDPAYGRVEGLGVAREHAGNEVEVCEPLDQSEEARASAALVNEFTEQARRILDQHPVNARRRADGKPPANLILVRDAGDHAPQLPPIAERFGARFGCFVEMPVERGIAVLTGMHVIPVSPAGDDDKERVYREWAQTAAREYKNFDGLYMHLKGPDEPGHDGLAEAKRVVIELIDRAFFGTLLETVPLDEVVIAVTADHATPVTLGRHSDDPVPLVVAGAGVAPDGTRVYNEKACAGGALGTLKGTDVMPLLVRLAKGV; this comes from the coding sequence ATGGCACGCATCCTCTACGTGATTCTGGACGGGCTCGGCGACCGGCCGGTCCCGTCGCTCGGCGGCCGCACGCCGCTCGAGGCGGCGGCCGTCCCCTTTCTCGGCGCGTTGACGCTCGACGGCCGGACGGGGCTCGTGCAGACGGTCGGCAAGGGGATCGCGCCCGAGTCCGACGTCGCCGTCATCGCGATGCTCGGATACGATCCCTTCACATATCACACCGGCCGGGGCGTCTTCGAAGTCGTGGGGTCGGGGATGCGCTTCGCCGACGGCGACCTCGCGCTGCGCGGCAACTTCGCGACGGGAGGCGAGGGCCGGACGATCGTCGACCGCCGGGCCGGGCGGAACCTGACGACGGAAGAGGCGCACGCGCTCGCCGAGACGGTCACCCGCGAGGTGCGGCTGTCCGCCGTGCCGGCCGACCTCGACCTGCGGGGCAGCGTGGCGCACCGGGCCGCGCTCGTGATCCGGCGGCGGGGGGGCCGTCTGTCGGCCAAGATCTCGAACACCGACCCCGCGTACGGCCGTGTCGAAGGGCTCGGCGTCGCCCGCGAGCACGCCGGCAATGAGGTCGAGGTCTGCGAGCCCCTCGATCAGAGCGAGGAGGCGCGGGCGTCCGCCGCGTTGGTCAACGAGTTCACCGAGCAGGCGCGGCGGATTCTCGACCAACACCCGGTCAACGCGCGCCGCCGCGCGGACGGGAAGCCGCCCGCCAACCTGATCCTCGTCCGCGACGCGGGCGACCACGCGCCGCAGCTGCCGCCAATCGCCGAGCGGTTCGGGGCGCGGTTCGGGTGTTTCGTCGAGATGCCGGTCGAGCGCGGGATTGCCGTGCTCACCGGCATGCACGTGATCCCCGTGTCCCCCGCAGGGGACGACGACAAGGAGCGCGTCTACCGCGAGTGGGCCCAGACCGCCGCGCGGGAGTATAAGAACTTCGACGGCCTCTACATGCACCTGAAGGGGCCCGACGAGCCCGGGCACGACGGCCTGGCGGAGGCAAAGCGCGTCGTCATCGAACTGATCGACCGCGCGTTCTTCGGCACGCTTCTGGAGACCGTGCCGCTCGACGAGGTCGTGATCGCGGTGACGGCCGATCACGCGACGCCGGTCACCCTGGGGCGGCATTCCGACGACCCGGTGCCGCTGGTCGTGGCGGGGGCCGGCGTCGCGCCGGAC